In Brachypodium distachyon strain Bd21 chromosome 2, Brachypodium_distachyon_v3.0, whole genome shotgun sequence, one genomic interval encodes:
- the LOC100838982 gene encoding uncharacterized protein LOC100838982 has translation MELFKNARSVRLKSHLGTYLCAPDDGAVSHGYRRNPRGAVWAVEPAGEDCVRLQGHKGLYLGATELPADLDSGGRGTRSCCRVVLGSPSCPNDNAFLWSPLREGKTKNLLTLSGPYGRLLRARFGRRPSKDNAVTVDLGADPEESSWEVEVVAMANAAPPLARAPPGVLARFHSTKEAKGNKVSPEEEEEEEWSEEEVLPKPSAARRILYNTARDDGGVDGLEEGTWKDFMFDGQSLVALRRRLEEETRRTDFVVCRRMGARLFPVVLDLPPGNKGMEFILVLQSSRVANGLV, from the exons ATGGAGCTCTTCAAGAACGCGCGGTCCGTGCGGCTCAAGAGCCACCTGGGCACGTACCTCTGCGCccccgacgacggcgccgtctCCCACGGCTACCGCCGCAACCCGCGCGGCGCCGTCTGGGCCGTGgagcccgccggcgaggactGCGTGCGCCTCCAGGGCCACAAGGGCCTCTACCTCGGCGCCACcgagctccccgccgacctcgactccggcggccgcggcacgAGGTCCTGCTGCAGGGTCGTCCTGGGTTCCCCTTCCTGCCCCAACGACAACGCCTTCCTCTGGTCGCCGCTGCGCGAGGGGAAGACGAAGAACCTCCTCACGCTCTCCGGGCCCtacggccgcctcctccgcgccaGGTTCGGGCGGAGGCCCTCCAAGGACAACGCCGTCACCGTCGACCTGGGGGCCGACCCGGAGGAGAGCTCATGGGAGGTCGAGGTCGTCGCCATGGCGaatgcggcgccgccgctggcacGTGCGCCGCCCGGCGTTCTCGCCAGGTTCCACTCCACCAAG GAAGCGAAAGGCAATAAGgtgtcgccggaggaggaagaggaggaggagtggagcgaggaggaggtccTGCCGAagccgtcggcggcgcggcggatcTTGTACAACACGGCCAgggacgacggcggcgtggaCGGCTTGGAGGAGGGCACGTGGAAGGACTTTATGTTCGACGGGCAgagcctcgtggcgctgcGCCGCAGGCTGGAGGAGGAGACCCGGCGCACCGACTTCGTCGTCTGCCGCCGGATGGGCGCCCGGCTGTTCCCCGTCGTCCTGGACCTCCCTCCCGGCAACAAAGGCATGGAGTTCATCCTCGTCCTGCAATCCTCTAGAG TGGCAAACGGTCTCGTTTAG
- the LOC100821103 gene encoding protein SULFUR DEFICIENCY-INDUCED 2, translating into MAAVSASKRRGGGEKKDLFHVVHKVPAGDSPYVRAKHLQLVEKDAEAAIVWFWKAINSGDRVDSALKDMAVVMKQQDRAEEAIEAIRSFRHLCSRHAQESLDNLLIDLYKKCGKVEEQIELLKQKLKMIHLGEAFNGKITKTARSHGKKFQVSIQQEMSRILGNLGWAYMQQSNYEAAELVYRKAQTIVPDANRACNLGLCLIKQGRNDEATRILQDVLLGRISGLDDNRAVARAEQLLSELGPMTSPFDVDLSFTEEIMERLDLVMNEWTPFRSRRLPVFEELDAFRDQMAC; encoded by the exons ATGGCCGCTGTTTCTGCTTCGAAGaggagaggcggaggagagaaGAAGGATTTGTTCCATGTCGTCCACAAGGTCCCCGCCGGCGACAGCCCGTACGTCCGGGCAAAGCACCTCCAG CTGGTGGAGAaggacgcggaggcggcgatTGTGTGGTTCTGGAAGGCGATCAATTCAGGCGACAGGGTGGACAGCGCGCTCAAGGACATGGCCGTGGTGATGAAGCAGCAGGACCGCGCCGAGGAGGCCATCGAAGCCATCAGGTCCTTCAGGCACCTCTGCTCCAGGCACGCCCAGGAGTCCCTCGACAACCTGCTCATCGACCTCTACAAG AAATGCGGAAAGGTTGAGGAGCAGATCGAGCTGCTGAAGCAGAAGCTGAAGATGATACACCTCGGCGAGGCATTCAACGGCAAGATCACCAAGACGGCGCGCTCCCACGGCAAGAAGTTCCAGGTCTCCATCCAGCAGGAGATGTCTCGCATTCTG GGCAACCTTGGCTGGGCTTACATGCAGCAGAGCAACTACGAGGCCGCCGAATTGGTATACCGCAAGGCCCAGACCATCGTGCCCGACGCCAACAGGGCGTGCAACCTCGGGCTGTGCCTGATCAAGCAGGGCAGGAATGATGAGGCAACAAGAATACTTCAAGATGTCCTGCTTGGCAGAATCTCCGGATTGGACGACAACAGGGCTGTCGCCCGAGCAGAGCAGCTGCTCAGTGAGCTAGGTCCGATGACATCGCCGTTCGATGTTGACTTGAGCTTCACTGAAGAGATCATGGAGAGACTGGACCTTGTGATGAACGAATGGACGCCGTTCAGGTCGAGGAGGCTGCCAGTGTTTGAGGAGCTAGACGCCTTCAGGGACCAAATGGCTTGTTGA